CCTGAGCACTTCCTTTGCATTCCCCCCTTGGCGGTGCGACTGGATGCAAGACAACGATTGGACTCTGAATGTTCCCAGGTTGTTTGCGCTTTTCCAGTTTCAGTCCCTGTACGATCAGTATGCCTTGCGTATTCAAGTTCGGACAAGTGGAAACGCCTCTGATGACGGTTTGGAACGCGCGGGCCTGCCCAATTTGCGCGAACAATCATCTTGCACGGCCATCTGCCCAGCGTGAAATCTGATTGGCCAAATCTTGAGCAGGCTATTGACACCCATACACAGGTGTCCCATACTTCTCCAGACCAGGGGGAACTACAGATGGCAGGCAATGAGAAGATCTCCGATACCACCGGGATCACGGTTCTGGGGGACCCTACCCAGGGGGCTCCGGCGAGGAAGCTTGAAGCATTTCCGTTTCACCACAAGCAACCCACCCGTGTGACATTCCACTGCCAGGAGTTCTCCTGCTACTGCCCGGTGACGGGCCAGCCGGACTACGCCACGATCGACATCGAGTACGAGCCGGACGCGAAGGCGCTCGAAAGCAAGTCGCTGCGCAACTACTTGTGGTCTTTCCGCGATACCCGCGGATTCCACGAGGACGTTGTGCATCGTATCCTGGATGATCTTTCATCGTTCCTGAGTCCCAAATGGATGCGTGTGACCGGGCACTTCAACATCCGCGGCGGAATCGCGATCGATGTCGTGGCAGAGAGCGAGAAGGCTTAGAATCCGAGCTAGTCACGGCGAAGGAGACAGACCATGAGGCGATGCAGTCTGGAGTGGTGGGGGAGCATTGTACTCTTGATGGTGTTGCTGGTCGGCGGCGCCCACGCACAGAGTGCGGATGAACTGACAACCAGGACGCTTCTCTTGCCGAGCGATCGGACGATTGGTCTGCTGCTGACTGCGGAATACCACGTCGGTGAGACGATCAGATGGGTCGATCGCGGCGATGCGCGTGGTAATATCGACATTCCCGCCGGGTGGGCTGCGAAGCTCATTGTGAACACGCAGGGAGCCGAGGACCTGATGCCACTGGCGGCGTTGGGTGCGAATGATCTCCAGTCGCTCGACCTTTCCGGAACGCAAATCTCCGATCTGGACCTGGCGAACCTGCGAAGTCTCGCCGGCTTGTGGGAACTCGACCTCAGTTCCACCGATCTGCACGAAGGTGGGCTTCAGTTCCTCTCGGATCTCAAGAATCTTCGCCGCCTGAATCTCATCCTGTCGCATGTGCCGGATCGCGACCTGAAAGCCTTAGTTCAGTTACAGAATCTGGAGGAGCTTGCCCTACCGCGTACCATTACCAGCGTTGGCGTGCGGCACCTTGTTGCATTGCGGAATCTGCGTCGGCTCGATCTTTCGCAGACGCGAGTCGACGACGAGGGCATTCAGTTGATCTCCTCGTTGAACCGCCTGGAGGAACTGCACCTTCCACTCGACGTGACCAATGAATCGATGCCCGTGATCGGGCGCTTCCTTGCACTGAAGAAACTCAACATGAAGTCCACGCGCGTGACGGATGCGGGCCTTGAATCGCTCAAGAGCCACCCCCGGCTGGAGGACCTCGCGCTGCCCACGCAGGTCACGGACGAAGGGTTGGTTTACTGCAAGGATATGGTCGCGCTGAGATCGCTGGACTTGTCGCTGACGCGTGTGTCTGGAACGGGTCTGATTCACTTGGGACGTCTGCCGCGATTGCAGTCACTCGATCTGAGCAACTCGCGATTGCGTGAACCCGACGGGGCGGCGATCTCCTTCGTAACATCGCTGAAGTCGCTCGATGTTTCCGACACGAGAATCGGCGACAATTTCGTCGAGCACCTGACATCTCTGCCGCGGCTTGAGACAATTAACCTGTATTCCACCTATGTCAGCGATGACGGCGCCGAGAGCCTCGGGAAGATCACAACGTTGCGTTGGATCAATCTCTCACATACGCCCATGGGTGTGCAATCCGCTCCTCATCTCGCGCAATTGCCCAACCTGGAAGCACTCATCCTGGACGATACGAACTACACGGATGTTGGATTGAAGCCCCTGACACAGCTTCCTCGCCTGCGCATTCTCCGTCTTGGGCACACCCTCGTCAGCAATCACGGAGTCTCCAGTCTGGTACAGATGCCAGGACTGATGGAACTGAGTATGGCGCACACACGACTAAACGACGAGGGGCTTGCACAGTTGGCGGTACTGACGGGACTTCGATCGCTCGACCTCGGGTACACCGACATTCGCCCGGATGGATTGGAACCTTTGGCGCAATTGCCGCATTTGAAGCGCCTCGACCTGTCCGGTGTCGAAATGAACGACGTCGGAATGCGGATGCTATCGCAATTCCCAGCGCTGGAGGAGCTGACGCTCTACGGAAACGACATCTCGGCGGATGGGATCGGTGAGCTTGTAAGCCTCAAGAACCTGCGCGAGTTGAGCCTGTTCGACACGCCCATTAACCATCGCGTTCAGGTGCAACTTCGCAAATTCAAGTCGCTCCGCCGGCTCATTGTCACGTCGCGACATGCGAGCATGGCGCGCATCTTCGAACTCCGCGAAGCCATGCCGAACTGCAAGGTGGACTCCCGCTGACCCGAGACGGCAAGCATTTCGATTTGGCGAGACGGCCGGGATGGGCTACACTTCTCAGGTTGGGTTACGGAGTAATCCGGCGGGATTTGGCACGCCTTGCAGAGGCGTGGAGTTTCACTCGGTTGGAGAGAGTCATGAACATTCGTCGAGCCTTTGCTGTATCAATGATTGCTGGCGTGTGCGGTGCTGCCGCGGCCGAAAGCGCGAACGAAGTCGCAGCGCGCGACGAGATGAACACCATGGCGCAGCAGATGGTCCTTGTCTCTGTCGACACGACCTACTTCACAACGCTCGAGAACCTGAACGACCTGTCCATTGAGCCCGGCGATCCGGACGATCATTTCGATTGGATCAACGACAAAGGCGGGGCGCTCGTGATCGACATGGCGGAGGGGCGTTTCGAGGCCAGTCGCGTCGATCTCGTGAATCGCCCTTCGTCTTTGCAATGGCAGGGACCATACATCACCTATCAACAGGGTCGAGTGGATGGAGTGATGAGCGATTACGATGAAGGCACGCCGCTCGATCCGTGGGGAACACCATACTACTTCTATTCGCCGGTCGGGTTGATTGCCCCCAAGCAGAGCGCTGTTGTGCTGCAGGACTATCAGGACGATTTCGACATGTACACGATCGTCAGCTTCGGTGCCGACGGCATCATGAGCGGGGACGATCTGTTCCATCAGTTCTACGGCAGCGTCGCGTCGCCCACGATCTCGAGCGTGCGCATCGGGCCGGCGACCACGCGTGCCGCGAACTACGTGGCCAGCATCAAGGGCTACTACTTCGGCGCCTCGCAGGGAAGCGGTTCGGTGCTGATCGACGGCGCACCTCCCTTTGCGGTCGCGAGCTGGAGTTCTTCGCTCATCGAAGTGGAACTGGAATCACTGCCTGCAACCGGCGCGACCTTCGGCGTGCAGACCGACGGTGGCGCAAGTCTCTCGTTCACCGGCTATTTGAACGAGGGCGCCACATCCGTGCGAGATTGGGAGCTTTACTGAAGGATGGCAGCCGGCAACGGGAAAGGGCGGCTCACGCTCCGCGAGATCGCACTGCCCGCGATCGAAGCCGCGCCGTCGCTGCTCGGGGCATTGCTCGTGCGCCAGACGCCCGTCGGAAAACGCGTCGCGCGCATTATCGAGACAGAAGCCTACGATGAAGACGATCCTGCTTCCCACTCCTTTGGAAGACAGACCCCGCGTAACAAGATCATGTTCGGGCCGCCTGGCCGTCTGTATGTCTACCTGTCCTATGGAATGCACCACTGCATGAATATCGTCTGCGGTCCGGATGGCCGCGGCGAGGCGGTGCTGATTCGCGCTCTCGAAGCAATCGAGGGAACGGAACTGATGATTGCCTCGCGGAACTGGCAGGGCAAACCCGCCGCGCAGATGCTGAATGGGCCTGGCAAGATCTGCCAGGCCCTCGAAGTCGATCTGTCTCTGAATGGCGCAGACGCGATCCGTGGCGATGCGATCTACTTGATGCGCGGATCACTCCACGATTCAGAAACCGTCATCACAACGCCGCGAATCGGCATTACAAAGGCCGCCGATTGGCCGCGCCGATATGTGCTGACTACGCGCTCTGGCTAGTCAGTCTCAGCAGGGTTCGCCGCCCCAAAGATCGCCGGTATTCACCGGCACGCCTTGCAGCTTCAAATAGTAGAACAACTGGCTCTTGTGCGACTGCTGGTGCTGAATCATCTGCATGACCCGCATGCCGAGGGGCAGCGGACGCGGATCCCATGGCGCCGGGGCGGGCTGCGAATTCAACTTCTCCTCGCCGGCATCGTTGATCGCCTTCAGCGCCATTTCCTTGTCTGCGGCCAGTTTCTCCAGCGCTTCGGCCACGCTGCCGACGGCGGGGAATTTCTCTGCCGGCGGCATCATTTCCTCCATCGACATTTCGCTCATGTCCGCGCCATCGGGCATGCTCCAGTCATTCGTGACGAAGCACTTCGCCGGCTCTCCACAAGCCGTCGCGAGGTGAAGTAGTAACTGCCCCATCGTCATCCAATTGTTCCCCGTCGCCGGTTTCCAATCCAGCGACAACCCCTCCACCTTCGCCATCAGTGCCTTGGTTCCGCCAAAGCCGTCGTTGACCTCTGAGGTCAAGAGTTCAGTCCAGTTCATCGCATTCTCCTTGTGAAGCGAGGTGGAATATGTGTTTGTTGCCAGTGGCGAAATAAAAGCGAAAGCCGTCCGGCGGAGTCAAGGAGAATCAACGATCATTCAGAGTTGGGAGGATTCCGGCCGTTCTGGCTCTTCGGACTCATCGAGTTCCTCGGGAATCTCTGCCAGTACCTCCGCCTGAGCGGCGAGGAACAGCTTCTGGCGCCGGCGTTCCCGCCAATGCGTCCACCAGACGGGAAGGATGTGCACGCGGCCCCGGCGCCATGCGACAGACAGGAGGATTATACTAAGTAGCGTCCCCAGGATGAACGCTGGGAGGCCGGCCTCGGGACCGAAGGAACCGCCAGTCCACAAATCCGGGCCGGACGTTTCGGAGACCAGGAGCTTGGGAAGATGACTGAGCCCCGAAACCGGTGAACCGTAGAGGCTGCCGAGGCAGAAGTTCCAAGCCAGGTGCGTTCCGATCACCATCCACAGTCGTCCCGTGACCATGTACATCGCGCCGAGCATCACGCCCGCTTCGATCGCGATGAGCACCGACGACCAGACGGTTGCACCTGGATTGTGATAATGCACGAAGCCGAAAAGAAGTCCGCTGATCAGCAGCGCCACTGGAGAGCCGAACATCTCCTCGATCAGCCGAAAGAGGACGCCGCGAAAAAGGAGTTCCTCGAAGAACGCAACCAGCACGAACAGCAGGAAGGTGGCGAGTAACCCGTAAGGCATCACATTGCTGTCGCCAAAGTTCGTCCCCACTACCCTGTACCAGCCGGCGGCCATCTCGAACAGGATGATTGTCGTGATGAACCCAAAACCGATGCCGATTCCAAGGAACGTCTCCGACGTGGCCGTGTCGGGATTGAACTCGTCTAACTCGCGCCGCGCGGCGAATCGCGCGACAAGCCAGACAGCGCCCAACAGGGCCAGCAGCATGACGCATTCTTGAACGATCCCGGCGCCGAGTTCGGGAAACGGCCCGCCCCCCGGGGCGAAGCGGATCCCGAGCGTGGAGTGGAGGAAGCCCAGAATAAGGCCGAGCAGCCATCCAAAGACCGCCGCCCAAAACAGAATGAGAATCAATCGGACAGGTGGAAACCCAAGAATTCTCTGGTGCAATTTCATTCGCACACTCCGTCCTTAACGATGCCAGCGGCCGAAGACAGTGCGCCCGAAAGCTTCGACGACATGCATGGCGTAGCGACCCGTGCCGTCGGCGATCTGGTGACGGCAACTGAAACCGTTCGCAACAATGATTGTCCGATCGTTTGCCTCGCGAACAGCGGGCAGGAGCCGACGCTCTCCGATCGCGTTTGAAATCTCGTAGTGTTCCGCCTCGTAACCGAACGAGCCTGCCATGCCGCAACACCCGGAATCGACTTCTCGGATCACGGGGGGCTTGCCCGGCGAGGTGAGTTCCAACAGCCGTCGTGTCGCGTTCGTCGTCTCAAGCGCCTTCTGATGGCAATGCCCGTGAATGAGAAACTCCGGCAGGATGGGCTGAAACCGGGGACGGAGTCGGCTTGCTTCCAGTGTGCGCACCAGAAAGTCGTCTGCGCCGAACGCATTGCGCGCCACCTGTTGCGCCGTCATGCGATTCGGAACCAGGTCCGGCAAGTCATCCTTCAAAGCGGACAGGCAACTCGGTTCGAGCACAAGCACCGGCACGCCCTCCTCCGCGTACGGCGCCAAGGTCTCGACCGTGCGCGCGCCGTCGCGCCGGGCGGCATCCAGGAAACCCTTCGAGATGCGGGTGCGCTGGCAGCACGCCCCGGAAATCAACTCCACGCGATAGCCCAACACGGCGAGTACACGCACGAGCAGACGCGCTGGGCCAGTTTCGTGATAGCTCGCCCAGCAATCGCCGAACAATGCAACGCGCGGTGCGTCGGAGGAAAGATGTTCGCGCCGGCGCATGAACCAATCGCGCAAGGGCTGGCGCGCGAACTTCGGCAACGTGCGTTCCGTTGCGATGCCCAGGCGATCGAGAACCTGCCGCCGGATGATGGAACTCTTCAACGCGGCATTCGCGAACGGGGCCAGCCCGCCGCTGAACAGGGCCCCTGAGCGTGGAGCTTCGGCGAATAGTCGCTCACGCAACGTCTTTCCGTACTTCGCGTGCCAGTGCGCGAGGAACTCGCTCTTCAGTCGCGCCATGTCGACATTGCTGGGGCACTCTGTCTTGCACGCCTTGCATTCAAGGCAAAGGTCGAGCACCTCGTGCAAGCGCTTATCGCCGAGTCCCTTCGGGCCAAGTTGGCCAGAGATCGCTAGCCGTAGTGCATTCGCACGACCACGCGTCGTGTGTTCTTCGTCGCGCGTTGCCATGTAGGACGGACACATCGTTCCCTCGCCCGTCTTACGGCAGGCTCCAACGCCGTTGCACATTTCAATGGCGCCCGCAAAGCCGCGCATCTCGGAGAAACGGAAGAACGTCTCGGGCAACCGCACGTTGTAATGCGGACCGAAGCGCTGATTCTCTCCGATTGCCGGTGTATCGAAGATTCGGCCGGGATTCATCAAACCATCCGGATCGAAAACGCGCTTCGTTTCGCGAAACGCCTCAATCATTTCAGGGCCCCAGAACTCCTCGTTCAACGCACCGCGCGAGATTCCATCGCCGTGCTCGCCGCTCCACGAGCCGCCGAACTCCTTCACCATCTGCATCGTCTCGCGCGCAATTGGCTCGAGCATTTCGCGATGGTCGGTGCGCTTCATGTTCATCACCGGGCGCACATGCACGACGCCGACGCTGGCGTGTCCATAGAGCAGCGTCCGGATGCCGCGCTGCGCACAGATCTGGACAACACGAGGCAGATACTCCGCAAGCCGCTCCGGGGGAACGCACGCATCCTCGATAAAGGGCACGGGCTTTTCGTCGCCGGGCATGGCCAGCATCACGCCGAGGCTCTTGCGACGTAGTTCGGTCAGTCGGGCGCGCGCCACTGCATCCACAATCACCGGGTTCGCATAGCCGATCGCGTTACCGCTCAGGTCTCGTGTCAGGCGACTCGTCACCGCCTTCAGCGCCTCGTCTGACTCCGCGCTCAGTTCGACGACCAGCATCGCCTCCGGCCGGCCTTCGATGAATCCGCAGAGATCGCGCGTGCTCGGATTGTTTTGAGAGAGGCGAATCAACTCGCCATCCATCAACTCGACCGAGAGAGGATCGTGCGCGAGCAACTGAGGTACGGCGCGCAGCGCTTCGTCCATCGAAACAAAATGAATTGCCACTGCGGCGACGTGCTCGGGTGGCTCGGAGATCGCAACGGTGGCTTCCAGCATCACCGCCAGCGTTCCCTCGGCGCCGCAGATCAGCTTGGCAAGATTCCACGGTTGGCCGAGCGCAAACTCGTCCAGGCTGTACCCTCCGACGCGTCGCATGACCTTCGGGAAACGCGCTTCGATCAACTCCCGATGGCGATCCAGCACCGTTCCAATACCGCGCAAGAGACGGCCTTCTATGGAATCTCCCGCGATTAAGTCGGCAACTTCCTGCGGCGATCGCTGGCGCAATTCGACGAACTCGCCCGATGCCAGCATAACGCGACACGCAATGACGTGTTCCGACGTGCGCCCATACTGGATGCTTCGCATACCGCTGGAGTTGTTGCCGATCATGCCGCCGATATTCGCGCGATTGCTCGTCGAAGTTTCCGGCGCGAACTCGAGACCATGAGGCTTCAGTTGCGCGTTCAACTCGTCGCGTACAACGCCGGGCTGCACGCGCGCCCAACGTTCCGACGGATTGATCTCAAGGACGCGGTTCATGTGCTTCGAAACATCCAGCACAATCCCGCTGTTCGTCGCCTGCCCGGCCAGGCTTGTCCCGCCGCCGCGTGGAAGAACGGCTATGCGGTGGCGTCGGGCGATCTCCAGGGCGATCGCGATGTCTGCTTCCGAGCGCGGCGTTACAACGGCGATCGGCTCGAACTGATACAGGCTCGCATCCGTGGCATAGATTCCACGTCGGACACGATCGACCAGGACTTCTGAAGGAAGCCGACGCCTGAGCTCATCGCGAACCTGATCGTACAGCAACATGCCTCTTGCTCACTCCGTCCCCACTAATTTCTTGAATTCGGGGTCATTGTACAGCCACTCGTAATCTGGATCCTGTGCGGCGCGCGGACCATAGCGCTCATCCAGGGCAATGGCCTTGCCCAGCAATTCCAGCGCACCGGACTTCTTGCCTGCCTTCGACAGGAAGCACCCGTAGTGGTAATAGCCTTCCGGATTCTTCGGCTGCAGAGCGATCATCTCGTCGCCCATATCGAAAGCGCGATCGAATTCCTTCTCATCCGCGAGGCGATAGCCTTCCATGATGAGCGCGTTGTACTTCCAGATGTGAAAGATGCGGCGCAGTTCTTTGATCGGCTCTTCGTGATCGTCCACGCGCAGATCGCAATACACATCGTTGTAGCCGCCGTAGCCCGCGCCCTTCTTGACGATATAGATCGCGGCGGATTGCATGCCGCGCGAGTCGCCGCCGGCTGCCTGTCCCGCTTCAATCGCGCGCAGCAGGCGTTCGCCGAGAAGTTCACCCTTGGAATCGAGATAGGCCTTCTCCATTGCGACGACGACCTCTTCGCCCGTCAGGATGTTGCCTTGCACGGCGTAATTCTTCCCCGCACGGCCGCCTGCCCATTCCATGCACTCCTTGCCCGTGTACGTGGCTGAGTGCCCTTCCGCATCGACGATTCCGACCTGGCGATGTTCGCGTTGCTGGTCGCTGGCCAGCAGAAGGTCGAGCGTCTCATGCACAGACATACCTTCCTTCAGCAGACGCAAGCCGCGCGGCCCGAAGGTCGTGTTGCCGAATGCCTGGCTCGCGATCGCACCGACTTCCGCTTCGGCAAACGGCACGACGGATCCGACGGCGAAGAACTTCGACTGCACGGCTACGCCGAGTTCTCCGGTTTCCGGATCGTAGGCGACGATCGAAAACGTGGAGATGTTCTCTGTTGGTTGTTCGGCCCTGGCGACCGTGAAAAGACCCGCGAGAAGCAACAGGGCGAGGAATGTGACTTTGAATCGGACCATGATCGAACCTCCTGAGGAAGTGCGTTATTGTTCGGCACAGCGTACTTGAGCGGCAATCGTTTCTCCATCAATTACCCAAGTCGTTTCCGGTTCCGCCACCAGGCGATCCGTGCGCACCAGCACAAGGACTTCACCCGAGGGCAGATTCTTCAAGTCTACATGCGATGTCGAGGCGGCCAATTTCTGCGTGGCGATGATCTGCGATGGCCGTGGGGCGTTGGCATCTGCGGCCGCCTCAACGACAGCAAGTTCAAAAGGTACATCCGGCGGATTAACGATGCTGATGGAAAGAGTGCCGCCGCCATCCAGCGCCACTCGCCCCTCCCAGTTGTAGTCCGTTGTCCCCGAGATTTCGATGTCTGTCGCGATTGTGCGCTTCCACGCCGGAGACATCGTGGCCTCCTGGAGTTCCAGCATATATGTGCCATACGTCAGCGGCGAAACCGTCAGGCAATCGCCTTCCGGCGCAAGCAGGCGGTAGTAGTCTTGAGAGATCGGATCATCCTGCAGCGACAGGCGAAACCACGCATCCGTCGGTTCCGCAGTGAAGCAGATGCCGAAGCCCGCAGCTTCCTCGAAGTGAAACTCCTGGATGACGTCGTCGCGAACATCGAGCACGAGCCGATCCGGCAAACACGCCAGCGCATCTGTGGTCGGAACATCCGATCGGCCGGCAACAACCAGTTCGTAAATCGACGGTTCGACGTTCGCGAACAGGATACTGCCCGAGGGGCTCGACTTCATTCGACGCGCAACGAGCTCCGGCTCATTGATCTCGACAAGATACACAATGCCATTCTGCAGGGGGGCGTCTCCAAAGGTGATCTCTCCCCCGACTTCCGGCAGCTTGTCGCCTCCCATTTCGACAATCAGATCCTGGCTCTGCGAGAGGCGGAACTCGCGGCGTGCCACGAAGCCCGAATCCGTACGAACCAGCAGTTGATAGATATCTTCGTCCAATCCTGGAAAGCGGAATCCCTCCGCCGATTGCTCTCTAACCGTTTGCCACGCATGATCCTGCCACCTTTGCAGAACAGCGCGCTGCGCATCAGGATAAGTTGTGAAGTTCACGCGGCCGGCCACTGATCCGAGAGCAGGTGTCGGAGAAGGCGTCGGCTCCGGGGTTGGCGTCGGTGTCAAGGGAGGCGATTGTGTGGGCGTTGCCGCTGGCTTGATTCCCTGTACCGCTTCCGGCCCGCCTGCGAGCGTGATCGCGGAGGCCCGCTCTGAAGCTTCACGATTCTGCCGGGCGAGCGACGTGAGTTGAATCCAGACAAGACCCACGACGGTCAGAAGCACGACCGCTGCGACGACCGCCAGTATCTTGTCGGGCTTCTTCCACATGGCAGGCCTCTCCGCGCGTTCTCAACGCCGGGAGCAGTCTGCAGACTCGCGCGGGTGGGCGGAAATCGAAAAGACTCGGGAAGAGGGACTATGCGGGTTGCGGAATCGGTTGGGGGGCGCCGTGCGTGCCACTGGGCAGCTTCTGTTCGGTCCGCAGGAGGAGCCGAAGGCTGTTCAGAACGACCAGCACCGTGCCGCCTTCGTGCCCGAACACGCCGAGCGACAACGGCAGTCCACCGACGATTGCAAACCCGACCAGAATCGCCGCCGCGCCGATTGCGACGACCAGGTTCTGGCGAACAATCCGCCGCGCCGCACGGCCAAGATCGAGCGCCTCGACAAGGTCCGGCAGACGATCCTTGACGAGCACGATGTCCGCCTGCGCGAGCGTTGCGGCGCTGCCGCGCATACCCATGGCAACGCCGACTTCCGCGGCGGCCAGCGCCGGCGCATCGTTCACGCCATCGCCGACCATCATGACCTGACCGCCGCTGCTCCCGTCCGCCGCCTTTGCAACGGCTTCCCATTTCTGCTCCGGGCGCAAATCGCCGAAGGCTTCCTCGATGCCCAACTGGCCCGCCAGGCGATTGACTGCGTTGGTCAGGTCTCCGCTGAGAAGCAGAACGCGCACACCGCGTTGCTTCAATGCCGCGACGGTTTCCGCTGCCTGCTCGCGAAGCGTCTCGCTCAAATGGAAACACATCCGCGGCTGGCCATCGGCAGACAGAACGACGCGTGCATTCTGCGCCGCTGCACACTCCTCGCCGTCGCGATGCTTAACCGGGCAACGCCCCAGCATCACCTTACCGCCATCATGCAGCGCAT
This DNA window, taken from bacterium, encodes the following:
- the queF gene encoding preQ(1) synthase; amino-acid sequence: MAGNEKISDTTGITVLGDPTQGAPARKLEAFPFHHKQPTRVTFHCQEFSCYCPVTGQPDYATIDIEYEPDAKALESKSLRNYLWSFRDTRGFHEDVVHRILDDLSSFLSPKWMRVTGHFNIRGGIAIDVVAESEKA
- a CDS encoding DNA-3-methyladenine glycosylase, whose translation is MAAGNGKGRLTLREIALPAIEAAPSLLGALLVRQTPVGKRVARIIETEAYDEDDPASHSFGRQTPRNKIMFGPPGRLYVYLSYGMHHCMNIVCGPDGRGEAVLIRALEAIEGTELMIASRNWQGKPAAQMLNGPGKICQALEVDLSLNGADAIRGDAIYLMRGSLHDSETVITTPRIGITKAADWPRRYVLTTRSG
- a CDS encoding DinB family protein: MNWTELLTSEVNDGFGGTKALMAKVEGLSLDWKPATGNNWMTMGQLLLHLATACGEPAKCFVTNDWSMPDGADMSEMSMEEMMPPAEKFPAVGSVAEALEKLAADKEMALKAINDAGEEKLNSQPAPAPWDPRPLPLGMRVMQMIQHQQSHKSQLFYYLKLQGVPVNTGDLWGGEPC
- a CDS encoding CPBP family intramembrane metalloprotease encodes the protein MKLHQRILGFPPVRLILILFWAAVFGWLLGLILGFLHSTLGIRFAPGGGPFPELGAGIVQECVMLLALLGAVWLVARFAARRELDEFNPDTATSETFLGIGIGFGFITTIILFEMAAGWYRVVGTNFGDSNVMPYGLLATFLLFVLVAFFEELLFRGVLFRLIEEMFGSPVALLISGLLFGFVHYHNPGATVWSSVLIAIEAGVMLGAMYMVTGRLWMVIGTHLAWNFCLGSLYGSPVSGLSHLPKLLVSETSGPDLWTGGSFGPEAGLPAFILGTLLSIILLSVAWRRGRVHILPVWWTHWRERRRQKLFLAAQAEVLAEIPEELDESEEPERPESSQL
- a CDS encoding FAD-binding protein; translation: MLLYDQVRDELRRRLPSEVLVDRVRRGIYATDASLYQFEPIAVVTPRSEADIAIALEIARRHRIAVLPRGGGTSLAGQATNSGIVLDVSKHMNRVLEINPSERWARVQPGVVRDELNAQLKPHGLEFAPETSTSNRANIGGMIGNNSSGMRSIQYGRTSEHVIACRVMLASGEFVELRQRSPQEVADLIAGDSIEGRLLRGIGTVLDRHRELIEARFPKVMRRVGGYSLDEFALGQPWNLAKLICGAEGTLAVMLEATVAISEPPEHVAAVAIHFVSMDEALRAVPQLLAHDPLSVELMDGELIRLSQNNPSTRDLCGFIEGRPEAMLVVELSAESDEALKAVTSRLTRDLSGNAIGYANPVIVDAVARARLTELRRKSLGVMLAMPGDEKPVPFIEDACVPPERLAEYLPRVVQICAQRGIRTLLYGHASVGVVHVRPVMNMKRTDHREMLEPIARETMQMVKEFGGSWSGEHGDGISRGALNEEFWGPEMIEAFRETKRVFDPDGLMNPGRIFDTPAIGENQRFGPHYNVRLPETFFRFSEMRGFAGAIEMCNGVGACRKTGEGTMCPSYMATRDEEHTTRGRANALRLAISGQLGPKGLGDKRLHEVLDLCLECKACKTECPSNVDMARLKSEFLAHWHAKYGKTLRERLFAEAPRSGALFSGGLAPFANAALKSSIIRRQVLDRLGIATERTLPKFARQPLRDWFMRRREHLSSDAPRVALFGDCWASYHETGPARLLVRVLAVLGYRVELISGACCQRTRISKGFLDAARRDGARTVETLAPYAEEGVPVLVLEPSCLSALKDDLPDLVPNRMTAQQVARNAFGADDFLVRTLEASRLRPRFQPILPEFLIHGHCHQKALETTNATRRLLELTSPGKPPVIREVDSGCCGMAGSFGYEAEHYEISNAIGERRLLPAVREANDRTIIVANGFSCRHQIADGTGRYAMHVVEAFGRTVFGRWHR
- a CDS encoding DUF1028 domain-containing protein yields the protein MVRFKVTFLALLLLAGLFTVARAEQPTENISTFSIVAYDPETGELGVAVQSKFFAVGSVVPFAEAEVGAIASQAFGNTTFGPRGLRLLKEGMSVHETLDLLLASDQQREHRQVGIVDAEGHSATYTGKECMEWAGGRAGKNYAVQGNILTGEEVVVAMEKAYLDSKGELLGERLLRAIEAGQAAGGDSRGMQSAAIYIVKKGAGYGGYNDVYCDLRVDDHEEPIKELRRIFHIWKYNALIMEGYRLADEKEFDRAFDMGDEMIALQPKNPEGYYHYGCFLSKAGKKSGALELLGKAIALDERYGPRAAQDPDYEWLYNDPEFKKLVGTE